One segment of Paramormyrops kingsleyae isolate MSU_618 chromosome 8, PKINGS_0.4, whole genome shotgun sequence DNA contains the following:
- the LOC111856958 gene encoding uncharacterized protein isoform X4, which produces MVVERTLLAARQGDLQTLKILQAEKALHAGVRDPLGATAVHHAARSGKLTCLRYLVEDAGLPGSSLAKNGASPAHDAAATGNLACLQWLVTRGGCRASDRDSSGATVLHLASRFSHHEIIQWLLRGGRADPKVATDTGALPVHYAAAKGDLPSLRLLLEHSPSVVNAQTKNGATPLYLACQEGHLEVVQYLVKDCGAEPRIRSHDGMSPLHAAAQMGHITVIVWLVSFTPTSLSERDNDGATPMHFAASRGHAKVLSWLLLHGGEIVSDGWGGTPLHDAAENGELECCQILVVNGVHLGTRDRDGFSAADLAEYNGHSECARYLRTVENMLTAAESPGSFRRTDSTRRSRSFSKQPSTADYYKALGAEGTGGRPERAMLPGQEDSLLPGEPADGLKNGAVEGQAPPPPAPPPPPLPQAHTQPAPTPPPPPPLPSEAPPHKYSSSQRRPSSSSGSTKSFNMMSPNGDNSELLAEIKAGKSLKPTPQSKGYSTVYTNRPDESSGGAPASQPPASLAASSQLPSPADASSLAPTIPTPGSPPSSNPPVNAVSYEQVPPLVNGHARPTPVQKAPLVDVETLVPTHDEQGRAIPEWKRQVMVRKLQVKIQEEEELRHKFASRGYYEPQDWHYSHAHNAILGPFGELMTEDDLIRIERQIENLQVMHKVQEVETELEQLEQELQQLLPVSAALNHEHFSVNPKQVHGQAEDLPAWCSKISTLLKSMAILLATLGGKEIDILDLVSPLYAQVENKTVTSSSADPTQPSASVNIGRSQSFSTREEVEKEIKQCGVSVKNLKANYEVHSRPESTESMGRVYKRKRSLPVGSESMSYRSEPILEEDYVCPTEDIQWHSENQAPPLDVTELVDEPIITASCASLTYAPENLSQPDLNQYPSPMSPDLLLGHDQQTRSLEVQTDLSYVQEYIDMRKERIVFLFLEHWRKYTFTDSVRPKYTRRRGSSHQHSSYCLSDAEVDSSEQNEDDRLIYLMKQRQVVGNLIDHWRTIISQVPTRQLRRLSRAQMIYWPEHFLPHINGAPVSYDSLTLDLFMLGYFQLLEMSMSRSERKFRHLLCFEMFDHLGSHSWELIRRFHHEVMEEIESGKRKWSDGFEDIKQKYFGDTVEVVEAVSPSHVEKPDPQFSEVPPEPKFDPGPPVMHEKAAPLSGIHEDSLQVISELGEFSNEEICRYIDRSFSFWKEKEAELFDI; this is translated from the exons ATGGTGGTGGAGAGAACGCTGCTGGCTGCACGCCAAGGGGACCTTCAGACCCTTAAAATACTGCAGGCGGAGAAGGCGCTGCACGCCGGCGTGAGGGACCCGCTGGGGGCCACTGCAGTCCACCATGCAGCCCGGTCGGGCAAGCTCACCTGTCTGCGCTACCTGGTGGAGGATGCGGGGCTGCCTGGGAGCTCGCTGGCGAAGAACGGGGCGAGTCCTGCGCACGACGCGGCGGCCACCGGCAacctggcctgcctgcagtggCTGGTGACCCGTGGGGGCTGCAGGGCCTCG gacagggacAGTTCTGGGGCTACAGTCCTGCATCTGGCATCGCGCTTCAGCCATCATGAGATCATCCAGTGGCTGctgaggggggggagggcagaccCCAAGGTGGCCACAGACACGGGGGCCCTGCCCGTCCACTACGCAGCTGCCAAGGGAGACCTGCCCTCGCTGCGGCTTCTGCTGGAACACAGCCCCAG CGTGGTCAACGCCCAGACAAAGAATGGGGCCACACCCCTCTACCTGGCCTGCCAGGAAGGTCACCTTGAGGTCGTACAGTACCTCGTCAAGGACTGTGGGGCAGAGCCACGGATCAGGTCCCACGATGGCATGTCACCCCTCCACGCGGCAGCCCAGATGGGCCACATCACCGTCATCGTCTGGCTG GTGAGCTTCACGCCGACCAGCCTGTCGGAGCGCGACAACGACGGCGCCACGCCGATGCACTTTGCGGCCAGCCGCGGCCACGCCAAGGTGCTCAGCTGGCTGCTTCTGCACGGCGGCGAGATCGTCAGCGACGGCTGGGGCGGGACCCCACTGCACGACGCGGCggagaacggcgagctggag TGCTGTCAGATTCTGGTGGTGAACGGAGTGCATCTGGGAACGCGGGACCGCGACGGCTTCTCAGCGGCGGACCTGGCCGAGTACAACGGGCACAGTGAGTGCGCCAGATACCTGCGCACTGTGGAGAACATG CTGACTGCAGCGGAGTCCCCAGGCAGCTTCCGAAGGACAGACTCAACCCGAAGGTCACGCAGCTTCAGCAAGCAGCCCAGCACTGCCGACTACTACAAGGCCCTGGGAGCCGAGGGCACGGGGGGGCGACCCGAGAGAGCCATGCTGCCCGGCCAGGAG GATTCCCTGCTGCCGGGGGAACCGGCTGACGGACTGAAAAATGGAGCCGTGGAGGGACAGGCGCCCCCACCACCggctccacccccaccacccctcccTCAGGCCCATACCCAGCCCGCTCCCAcacccccacctcctcctccgTTGCCCTCAGAAGCTCCACCCCACAAGTACAGCTCCAGCCAACGGCGGCCATCATCCTCCTCTGGAA GCACAAAGTCTTTTAACATGATGTCCCCCAATGGAGACAACTCGGAGCTGCTGGCAGAGATCAAGGCTGGCAAGAGCCTGAAGCCAACACCTCAGAGTAAAGGATACTCCACCGTTTATACCAACAGGCCCGATGAGAGCAGT GGTGGGGCTCCTGCTTCTCAGCCTCCAGCCTCACTTGCTGCATCATCCCAGCTTCCCTCCCCAGCTGATGCGTCGTCCCTGGCTCCCACCATCCCAACCCCAGGCAGTCCACCGTCCTCCAACCCCCCGGTGAACGCCGTCAGCTATGAGCAGGTGCCTCCCTTAGTGAATGGCCACGCAAGGCCCACCCCCGTGCAGAAAGCTCCACTGGTGGATGTGGAGACCCTGGTGCCCACCCATGATGAGCAAGGCAGGGCCATCCCAGAGTGGAAGAGGCAGGTGATGGTACGCAAGCTCCAGGTCAAGATACAAGAGGAAGAGGAGCTAAGGCACAAG TTTGCCTCCAGAGGGTACTACGAGCCCCAGGACTGGCACTACTCCCACGCCCACAACGCCATCCTTGGCCCATTCGGGGAGCTCATGACTGAGGACGACCTCATCCGTATTGAGCGGCAGATCGAGAACCTGCAGGTCATGCACAAGGTGCAAGAGGTGGAGacggagctggagcagctggagcAAGAGCTGCAGCAGCTGCTACCAGTATCTGCGGCACTGAACCACGAGCACTTCTCCGTCAACCCTAAGCAGGTCCATGGGCAGGCGGAGGACCTACCAGCATGGTGCAGCAAGATCTCCACCTTGCTGAAGAGTATGGCCATCCTCCTGGCCACTCTTGGGGGCAAGGAGATAGACATCCTGGATTTAGTCTCTCCGTTATACGCTCAAGTGGAGAACAAGACTGTAACAAGCAGCTCAGCTGATCCCACACAGCCTTCTGCTTCCGTAAACATTGGAAGGTCACAGTCGTTTTCTACCCGGGAAGAGGTTGAGAAGGAGATAAAACAGTGTGGTGTGTCGGTGAAGAACCTGAAGGCCAACTATGAGGTTCATAGCCGGCCTGAGTCCACAGAGAGCATGGGCAGGGTGTACAAGCGTAAACGGTCTCTGCCTGTGGGGAGTGAGTCCATGAGCTACAGGTCAGAGCCCATTTTAGAGGAGGACTATGTCTGCCCAACAGAGGACATACAGTGGCACTCTGAGAACCAGGCTCCACCACTTGACGTGACTGAACTGGTGGATGAACCCATCATAACGGCATCCTGTGCTTCTCTGACCTACGCTCCTGAGAACCTCTCCCAGCCTGACCTAAATCAGTACCCTTCACCCATGTCCCCAGACCTGTTGCTGGGCCATGACCAACAGACCCGCAGCCTAGAGGTACAAACAGACTTGAGCTACGTGCAAGAGTACATAGACATGAGGAAGGAGAGAATAGTGTTTTTGTTTCTGGAGCACTGGCGGAAGTACACCTTTACTGATTCTGTCAGGCCCAAATACACCAGGAGACGAGGAAGCAGTCACCAGCATTCCTCGTACTGCCTTAGCGATGCAGAGGTGGATAGCAGCGAGCAGAATGAAGATGACCGACTTATCTACCTCATGAAACAGAGGCAGGTGGTGGGCAATCTGATCGACCACTGGAGGACCATCATCAGTCAGGTTCCTACTAGGCAACTACGACGGCTCAGCCGAGCCCAGATGATCTATTGGCCAGAACACTTCCTCCCGCACATCAATGGGGCTCCGGTCTCTTATGACAGCCTGACTCTCGACCTCTTCATGCTTGGGTATTTCCAGCTGCTTGAGATGAGCATGTCTCGCTCAGAGCGCAAGTTCCGTCACCTACTCTGCTTCGAAATGTTCGACCACCTGGGCAGTCACAGCTGGGAGCTGATCCGAAGGTTCCACCATGAGGTCATGGAGGAGATAGAGTCTGGTAAAAGGAAGTGGTCTGATGGCTTTGAGGACATAAAGCAGAAGTACTTTGGGGATACTGTGGAGGTGGTGGAAGCGGTCAGTCCATCTCATGTCGAGAAACCTGACCCGCAATTTTCTGAGGTCCCACCTGAGCCAAAGTTTGACCCAGGTCCACCTGTGATGCATGAGAAGGCAGCACCTCTATCTGGAATCCATGAGGATTCTCTTCAGGTGATCTCTGAGCTAGGGGAGTTCAGCAATGAGGAGATTTGCAGATACATAGACCGCAGCTTCTCCTTCTGGAAGGAGAAGGAGGCAGAACTATTTGACATCTGA
- the LOC111856958 gene encoding uncharacterized protein isoform X3 — translation MVVERTLLAARQGDLQTLKILQAEKALHAGVRDPLGATAVHHAARSGKLTCLRYLVEDAGLPGSSLAKNGASPAHDAAATGNLACLQWLVTRGGCRASDRDSSGATVLHLASRFSHHEIIQWLLRGGRADPKVATDTGALPVHYAAAKGDLPSLRLLLEHSPSVVNAQTKNGATPLYLACQEGHLEVVQYLVKDCGAEPRIRSHDGMSPLHAAAQMGHITVIVWLVSFTPTSLSERDNDGATPMHFAASRGHAKVLSWLLLHGGEIVSDGWGGTPLHDAAENGELECCQILVVNGVHLGTRDRDGFSAADLAEYNGHSECARYLRTVENMQLTAAESPGSFRRTDSTRRSRSFSKQPSTADYYKALGAEGTGGRPERAMLPGQEDSLLPGEPADGLKNGAVEGQAPPPPAPPPPPLPQAHTQPAPTPPPPPPLPSEAPPHKYSSSQRRPSSSSGSTKSFNMMSPNGDNSELLAEIKAGKSLKPTPQSKGYSTVYTNRPDESSGGAPASQPPASLAASSQLPSPADASSLAPTIPTPGSPPSSNPPVNAVSYEQVPPLVNGHARPTPVQKAPLVDVETLVPTHDEQGRAIPEWKRQVMVRKLQVKIQEEEELRHKFASRGYYEPQDWHYSHAHNAILGPFGELMTEDDLIRIERQIENLQVMHKVQEVETELEQLEQELQQLLPVSAALNHEHFSVNPKQVHGQAEDLPAWCSKISTLLKSMAILLATLGGKEIDILDLVSPLYAQVENKTVTSSSADPTQPSASVNIGRSQSFSTREEVEKEIKQCGVSVKNLKANYEVHSRPESTESMGRVYKRKRSLPVGSESMSYRSEPILEEDYVCPTEDIQWHSENQAPPLDVTELVDEPIITASCASLTYAPENLSQPDLNQYPSPMSPDLLLGHDQQTRSLEVQTDLSYVQEYIDMRKERIVFLFLEHWRKYTFTDSVRPKYTRRRGSSHQHSSYCLSDAEVDSSEQNEDDRLIYLMKQRQVVGNLIDHWRTIISQVPTRQLRRLSRAQMIYWPEHFLPHINGAPVSYDSLTLDLFMLGYFQLLEMSMSRSERKFRHLLCFEMFDHLGSHSWELIRRFHHEVMEEIESGKRKWSDGFEDIKQKYFGDTVEVVEAVSPSHVEKPDPQFSEVPPEPKFDPGPPVMHEKAAPLSGIHEDSLQVISELGEFSNEEICRYIDRSFSFWKEKEAELFDI, via the exons ATGGTGGTGGAGAGAACGCTGCTGGCTGCACGCCAAGGGGACCTTCAGACCCTTAAAATACTGCAGGCGGAGAAGGCGCTGCACGCCGGCGTGAGGGACCCGCTGGGGGCCACTGCAGTCCACCATGCAGCCCGGTCGGGCAAGCTCACCTGTCTGCGCTACCTGGTGGAGGATGCGGGGCTGCCTGGGAGCTCGCTGGCGAAGAACGGGGCGAGTCCTGCGCACGACGCGGCGGCCACCGGCAacctggcctgcctgcagtggCTGGTGACCCGTGGGGGCTGCAGGGCCTCG gacagggacAGTTCTGGGGCTACAGTCCTGCATCTGGCATCGCGCTTCAGCCATCATGAGATCATCCAGTGGCTGctgaggggggggagggcagaccCCAAGGTGGCCACAGACACGGGGGCCCTGCCCGTCCACTACGCAGCTGCCAAGGGAGACCTGCCCTCGCTGCGGCTTCTGCTGGAACACAGCCCCAG CGTGGTCAACGCCCAGACAAAGAATGGGGCCACACCCCTCTACCTGGCCTGCCAGGAAGGTCACCTTGAGGTCGTACAGTACCTCGTCAAGGACTGTGGGGCAGAGCCACGGATCAGGTCCCACGATGGCATGTCACCCCTCCACGCGGCAGCCCAGATGGGCCACATCACCGTCATCGTCTGGCTG GTGAGCTTCACGCCGACCAGCCTGTCGGAGCGCGACAACGACGGCGCCACGCCGATGCACTTTGCGGCCAGCCGCGGCCACGCCAAGGTGCTCAGCTGGCTGCTTCTGCACGGCGGCGAGATCGTCAGCGACGGCTGGGGCGGGACCCCACTGCACGACGCGGCggagaacggcgagctggag TGCTGTCAGATTCTGGTGGTGAACGGAGTGCATCTGGGAACGCGGGACCGCGACGGCTTCTCAGCGGCGGACCTGGCCGAGTACAACGGGCACAGTGAGTGCGCCAGATACCTGCGCACTGTGGAGAACATG CAGCTGACTGCAGCGGAGTCCCCAGGCAGCTTCCGAAGGACAGACTCAACCCGAAGGTCACGCAGCTTCAGCAAGCAGCCCAGCACTGCCGACTACTACAAGGCCCTGGGAGCCGAGGGCACGGGGGGGCGACCCGAGAGAGCCATGCTGCCCGGCCAGGAG GATTCCCTGCTGCCGGGGGAACCGGCTGACGGACTGAAAAATGGAGCCGTGGAGGGACAGGCGCCCCCACCACCggctccacccccaccacccctcccTCAGGCCCATACCCAGCCCGCTCCCAcacccccacctcctcctccgTTGCCCTCAGAAGCTCCACCCCACAAGTACAGCTCCAGCCAACGGCGGCCATCATCCTCCTCTGGAA GCACAAAGTCTTTTAACATGATGTCCCCCAATGGAGACAACTCGGAGCTGCTGGCAGAGATCAAGGCTGGCAAGAGCCTGAAGCCAACACCTCAGAGTAAAGGATACTCCACCGTTTATACCAACAGGCCCGATGAGAGCAGT GGTGGGGCTCCTGCTTCTCAGCCTCCAGCCTCACTTGCTGCATCATCCCAGCTTCCCTCCCCAGCTGATGCGTCGTCCCTGGCTCCCACCATCCCAACCCCAGGCAGTCCACCGTCCTCCAACCCCCCGGTGAACGCCGTCAGCTATGAGCAGGTGCCTCCCTTAGTGAATGGCCACGCAAGGCCCACCCCCGTGCAGAAAGCTCCACTGGTGGATGTGGAGACCCTGGTGCCCACCCATGATGAGCAAGGCAGGGCCATCCCAGAGTGGAAGAGGCAGGTGATGGTACGCAAGCTCCAGGTCAAGATACAAGAGGAAGAGGAGCTAAGGCACAAG TTTGCCTCCAGAGGGTACTACGAGCCCCAGGACTGGCACTACTCCCACGCCCACAACGCCATCCTTGGCCCATTCGGGGAGCTCATGACTGAGGACGACCTCATCCGTATTGAGCGGCAGATCGAGAACCTGCAGGTCATGCACAAGGTGCAAGAGGTGGAGacggagctggagcagctggagcAAGAGCTGCAGCAGCTGCTACCAGTATCTGCGGCACTGAACCACGAGCACTTCTCCGTCAACCCTAAGCAGGTCCATGGGCAGGCGGAGGACCTACCAGCATGGTGCAGCAAGATCTCCACCTTGCTGAAGAGTATGGCCATCCTCCTGGCCACTCTTGGGGGCAAGGAGATAGACATCCTGGATTTAGTCTCTCCGTTATACGCTCAAGTGGAGAACAAGACTGTAACAAGCAGCTCAGCTGATCCCACACAGCCTTCTGCTTCCGTAAACATTGGAAGGTCACAGTCGTTTTCTACCCGGGAAGAGGTTGAGAAGGAGATAAAACAGTGTGGTGTGTCGGTGAAGAACCTGAAGGCCAACTATGAGGTTCATAGCCGGCCTGAGTCCACAGAGAGCATGGGCAGGGTGTACAAGCGTAAACGGTCTCTGCCTGTGGGGAGTGAGTCCATGAGCTACAGGTCAGAGCCCATTTTAGAGGAGGACTATGTCTGCCCAACAGAGGACATACAGTGGCACTCTGAGAACCAGGCTCCACCACTTGACGTGACTGAACTGGTGGATGAACCCATCATAACGGCATCCTGTGCTTCTCTGACCTACGCTCCTGAGAACCTCTCCCAGCCTGACCTAAATCAGTACCCTTCACCCATGTCCCCAGACCTGTTGCTGGGCCATGACCAACAGACCCGCAGCCTAGAGGTACAAACAGACTTGAGCTACGTGCAAGAGTACATAGACATGAGGAAGGAGAGAATAGTGTTTTTGTTTCTGGAGCACTGGCGGAAGTACACCTTTACTGATTCTGTCAGGCCCAAATACACCAGGAGACGAGGAAGCAGTCACCAGCATTCCTCGTACTGCCTTAGCGATGCAGAGGTGGATAGCAGCGAGCAGAATGAAGATGACCGACTTATCTACCTCATGAAACAGAGGCAGGTGGTGGGCAATCTGATCGACCACTGGAGGACCATCATCAGTCAGGTTCCTACTAGGCAACTACGACGGCTCAGCCGAGCCCAGATGATCTATTGGCCAGAACACTTCCTCCCGCACATCAATGGGGCTCCGGTCTCTTATGACAGCCTGACTCTCGACCTCTTCATGCTTGGGTATTTCCAGCTGCTTGAGATGAGCATGTCTCGCTCAGAGCGCAAGTTCCGTCACCTACTCTGCTTCGAAATGTTCGACCACCTGGGCAGTCACAGCTGGGAGCTGATCCGAAGGTTCCACCATGAGGTCATGGAGGAGATAGAGTCTGGTAAAAGGAAGTGGTCTGATGGCTTTGAGGACATAAAGCAGAAGTACTTTGGGGATACTGTGGAGGTGGTGGAAGCGGTCAGTCCATCTCATGTCGAGAAACCTGACCCGCAATTTTCTGAGGTCCCACCTGAGCCAAAGTTTGACCCAGGTCCACCTGTGATGCATGAGAAGGCAGCACCTCTATCTGGAATCCATGAGGATTCTCTTCAGGTGATCTCTGAGCTAGGGGAGTTCAGCAATGAGGAGATTTGCAGATACATAGACCGCAGCTTCTCCTTCTGGAAGGAGAAGGAGGCAGAACTATTTGACATCTGA